From Vitis vinifera cultivar Pinot Noir 40024 chromosome 3, ASM3070453v1, the proteins below share one genomic window:
- the LOC100245063 gene encoding L-type lectin-domain containing receptor kinase IX.1, whose translation MGACNTRIESHKLLSFHLFMISIFFFLIFFPSATSLSFNFSSFGSNNHNISFDEAGDAVYSSDGCIQLTRNENDKQSNDSWGRAMYSERLYLWDQTSRNLTDFTSNFSFVINSQGSSQHADGLTFFLNGTQLHTDTLGGTLGLANEKNETNKSAVTFIAVEFDTFTNAAKKDPEGEHIGIDINSMISVKTVNWSSNITGGKKNHVSISYTSSSHNLSVVLITEVTDSTNTTQSLSYEIDLREYLPEYVTMGFSGATGTYFQINKICSWNFSSTLEFPSSVEPGEGKKTGLMVGLSVGAFVVVGGLGLVWYYMWKKRNTGGDQEDGADSDLAMDEDFEKGTGPRKFSFNELALATSNFSDGEKLGEGGFGGVYRGFLGELNSYVAVKRVTRNSQQGMKEYASEVKIFCRLRHRNLVRLMGWCHQKGELLLVYELLPNGSLSTCLFEEKTLLTWAMRYRIALGLASSLLYLHEEWEQCVVHRDIKSSNVMLDSDFNAKLGYFGLARLVDHGKGSQTTVLAGTMGYIAPECFMTGKASKESDVYSFGIVVLEICCGRRAVETKAEENQIRLVEWVWDLYGVGKLLEAADPRLSADYDDQQMERLMIVGLWCAHPDCNARPSMRQAISVLNSEALLPLLPIKMPVAMYYAPPALQTSYSTSLSERNHTQFSNSSNGTADSSKVSESSSTLSQSASLLHRR comes from the coding sequence ATGGGTGCTTGCAACACTCGTATAGAATCTCACAAACTTCTCTCCTTTCATCTCTTCAtgatttccattttcttcttcctaATATTCTTCCCTTCCGCAACTTCGTTGTCCTTCAACTTCTCCAGCTTTGGTTCAAATAACCATAATATATCCTTCGACGAAGCAGGAGACGCTGTATATTCTTCGGACGGATGCATCCAACTGACCAGAAACGAGAACGACAAGCAATCGAATGATAGTTGGGGTCGAGCCATGTATAGCGAGCGATTGTATCTCTGGGATCAGACCTCCAGAAATCTAACTGATTTCACTAGCAATTTCTCCTTTGTCATCAATTCACAAGGCTCCAGTCAGCATGCCGATGGACTTACGTTCTTCCTTAATGGTACCCAATTGCATACAGATACGTTGGGAGGAACTCTTGGTCTCGCCAACGAAAAGAATGAGACAAACAAAAGTGCAGTTACTTTTATTGCAGTGGAGTTTGATACATTTACAAACGCAGCAAAGAAGGATCCGGAAGGTGAGCACATTGGTATTGATATTAACTCCATGATATCTGTTAAAACTGTGAACTGGTCCAGCAATATCACGGGAGGAAAGAAAAATCATGTTTCCATCAGTTATACTTCTAGTTCACATAATCTGAGTGTTGTCCTAATTACTGAGGTTACGGACAGTACCAATACTACGCAAAGCCTCTCTTACGAAATTGATCTGAGGGAATACTTGCCGGAATACGTTACTATGGGCTTCTCAGGCGCAACAGGAACCTATTTCCAGATAAACAAAATTTGCTCATGGAATTTTAGTTCAACTTTGGAATTTCCCAGTTCTGTAGAACCAGGAGAGGGAAAGAAGACAGGACTTATGGTGGGATTGAGTGTTGGTGCATTTGTTGTGGTGGGTGGGTTGGGATTGGTTTGGTATTACATGTGGAAGAAGAGGAATACTGGGGGAGATCAAGAAGATGGTGCTGACTCTGACCTAGCAATGGATGAAGATTTTGAGAAGGGTACTGGACCGAGGAAGTTTTCTTTTAATGAATTGGCTCTTGCGACCAGTAACTTTTCAGACGGAGAGAAGCTTGGAGAGGGAGGGTTTGGTGGGGTCTATAGAGGTTTCTTGGGGGAACTGAACTCTTATGTTGCAGTTAAGAGAGTAACAAGGAACTCCCAACAGGGGATGAAGGAGTACGCATCTGAAGTGAAGATCTTCTGTCGATTGAGGCACCGGAACTTGGTGCGGCTCATGGGCTGGTGCCATCAAAAAGGAGAGCTCCTATTGGTTTACGAGTTGTTGCCAAATGGAAGCTTGAGCACCTgtctttttgaagaaaaaacctTGTTAACATGGGCTATGAGGTATAGAATTGCTCTAGGCTTGGCCTCTTCGCTTCTGTACCTACATGAAGAATGGGAGCAGTGTGTGGTACACAGGGACATCAAGTCCAGTAATGTGATGCTGGACTCAGATTTTAATGCTAAGCTTGGATATTTTGGGTTAGCCAGGCTTGTTGATCATGGTAAAGGGTCACAAACCACTGTTTTAGCAGGGACCATGGGCTACATAGCTCCTGAATGTTTCATGACAGGCAAGGCTAGTAAGGAATCTGACGTGTACAGTTTTGGAATTGTTGTATTGGAAATTTGCTGTGGAAGAAGAGCCGTGGAAACAAAGGCCGAAGAAAATCAGATCAGATTGGTGGAGTGGGTTTGGGACCTCTATGGCGTAGGAAAACTTCTTGAAGCTGCTGATCCAAGACTGTCTGCAGATTATGATGATCAACAAATGGAACGATTGATGATTGTTGGTCTTTGGTGTGCTCACCCGGATTGCAATGCTCGTCCTTCAATGAGGCAAGCAATTAGTGTCCTTAATTCTGAAGCTTTATTGCCTCTTCTTCCTATAAAAATGCCTGTGGCAATGTATTACGCTCCTCCGGCGCTGCAGACATCCTATAGCACTAGCCTTTCTGAGAGAAACCACACCCAGTTTTCCAACTCCTCTAATGGCACCGCGGACTCATCAAAGGTCTCAGAATCTTCTTCAACCTTGTCTCAATCCGCATCCCTATTGCACAGACGCTAA
- the LOC104878853 gene encoding uncharacterized protein LOC104878853 — protein MDAFIEKLVNVLSTVIGIQERRPSVDMTEFEFVVPEVVQQLNPTDCGIFVMKFMQLWSNRGISRAIANDKVIKYKEKLLTQLIMSPENEVRENVYQAMDQ, from the exons ATGGATGCCTTCATAGAGAAACTG GTGAACGTTTTGTCAACTGTCATTGGGATTCAAGAAAGAAGACCATCAGTGGACATGACagaatttgaatttgttgttcCAGAAGTTGTCCAACAATTGAATCC AACGGATTGTGGCATATTTGTAATGAAGTTTATGCAATTATGGAGTAACCGTGGAATTTCTCGTGCAATTGCAAAT GACAAGGTCATAAAGTACAAGGAAAAACTCCTAACACAACTGATAATGTCTCCAGAAAATGAAGTCAGGGAAAATGTCTACCAGGCTATGGATCAATga